In Erwinia pyrifoliae DSM 12163, the genomic window GTGCATCAACGGTAAGTCCAGGTCGATAAGTGAGTTGTTTATGTCACACCCGCCGCTGGATAAACGTATTGAAGCGCTGCGTAGCGGTCAATACACCTGATAAGCGCTGTTTCACCCACGAAAAAAAACCCGCCACCGGCGGGTTTTGTTCTGTTACGTACCCAATTTCGATCTGATCTCGGTAACCAACCGGCCGCGCACAGCCTGCAATCAGTTTACCCGGCAATTCCGCTGCTGCAGATGGTGACCACATTCATCAGTGAACGGCGGTGAGTGACGTTCTGCCTGCATCATAATCAGTTATCGACCACGTCACCGCTTTTTCTCAGCAGTGGGCAGTCGGTTACGCCAATAATTCCGCTGTCAGTGTGCAGATACTGACCAATGACCATACCGCGAGCGGTCAGGTACTTGCACTGCAGGCCCATGCCTGCTACGTTTTTGTTGCTTCCTGTTAATACGCCATACCCTGTTAATAGCATCGCAAGCCAGATTATGACCAGTAATGCGACCAGCCGTAGCAAAAATTTCATCATTTCCCCTTATTTTTTTCGTGCGGCATATTCACCGCCGCGCTCAGCATAGCAGGATGCTGATTATAAGAGGTTTAATCGATAAGAGTATGCTGAATTAATTCAAAAAATCT contains:
- a CDS encoding YobH family protein; translated protein: MKFLLRLVALLVIIWLAMLLTGYGVLTGSNKNVAGMGLQCKYLTARGMVIGQYLHTDSGIIGVTDCPLLRKSGDVVDN